In a genomic window of Enterobacter asburiae:
- a CDS encoding TetR family transcriptional regulator, with translation MRYLNKEERREAILQAAMRVALSEGLAAMTVRRIAAEAGVATGQVHHHFASGGELKSLAFVRVIRELLDADVVGENASWRERLHSMLGSDDGGLEPYIRLWREAQILASRDPEIKAAYVLTMEMWHQETVAIIRAGAAACAFTLSDRAENIAWRLIGLVCGLDGIAVLNMPEMDEAAFNKHLDKLITLELF, from the coding sequence ATGCGGTATTTGAACAAGGAAGAGAGACGGGAAGCAATCCTCCAGGCCGCGATGCGTGTGGCCCTGAGCGAGGGGCTGGCCGCTATGACGGTACGGCGCATTGCCGCAGAAGCGGGCGTCGCGACCGGACAGGTCCACCACCACTTTGCCTCCGGCGGCGAGTTAAAATCGCTGGCGTTTGTGCGCGTGATCCGCGAGCTGCTGGATGCCGACGTGGTGGGCGAAAACGCCAGCTGGCGGGAACGGCTGCACAGCATGCTCGGCAGTGACGACGGTGGCCTTGAACCTTACATTCGCCTCTGGCGGGAAGCCCAAATTCTCGCCAGCCGGGATCCCGAGATCAAAGCGGCTTATGTCCTGACCATGGAGATGTGGCATCAGGAGACCGTGGCGATTATCCGTGCCGGGGCGGCTGCCTGCGCGTTCACGCTTAGCGATCGGGCGGAAAATATCGCCTGGCGTTTAATAGGGCTGGTTTGTGGCCTGGATGGGATCGCCGTATTAAATATGCCAGAAATGGACGAGGCGGCGTTTAATAAGCATCTCGACAAACTTATCACGCTGGAATTGTTTTAA
- a CDS encoding NarK family nitrate/nitrite MFS transporter, translating to MSQQSEKNNQHLLSNWKPENAQFWENKGKHIARRNLWISVACLLLAFCVWMLFSAVAVNLNKVGFNFSTDELFMLTALPSLSGAILRVPYSFMVPIFGGRYWTVLSTVILIIPCVWLGIAVQNTATPYWVFIIIALLCGFAGANFASSMGNISFFFPKARQGSALGINGGLGNLGVSVMQLVAPLVIFLPMFTFLGVHGVPQEDGSTMWLANAAWIWVPLLLLATLAAFFGMNDIASSKASIASQLPVLKRFHLWLLSLLYLATFGSFIGFSAGFAMLSKTQFPDVNILHLAFFGPLIGALARSAGGMISDKLGGVRVTLINFVFMALFSALIFLTLPGSGSGSFVAFYLVFMGLFLTAGLGSGSTFQMIAIIFRQITLDRVKKQGGTDEQAQHEAVTETAAALGFISAIGAVGGFFIPKAFGTSLAMTGSPVGAMKVFLAFYIVCVLVTWLVYGRKSSQK from the coding sequence ATGTCGCAACAAAGTGAAAAGAATAATCAGCATCTATTGAGTAACTGGAAACCTGAAAACGCGCAATTTTGGGAGAATAAAGGAAAACATATCGCACGAAGAAACCTATGGATTTCTGTGGCTTGTCTGCTCCTTGCGTTTTGCGTGTGGATGCTATTTAGCGCCGTTGCGGTCAACCTCAATAAAGTCGGATTTAATTTCTCCACCGATGAGCTTTTTATGCTAACGGCATTACCTTCGCTCTCCGGCGCGATATTACGCGTCCCCTACTCGTTTATGGTGCCAATATTTGGCGGACGTTACTGGACGGTATTGAGTACCGTTATCCTGATTATTCCCTGCGTCTGGCTGGGGATTGCCGTTCAAAATACGGCCACCCCGTACTGGGTTTTTATCATCATCGCGCTGCTCTGCGGTTTTGCCGGAGCCAACTTCGCATCCAGCATGGGTAACATCAGCTTCTTCTTCCCGAAAGCCAGACAGGGCAGCGCGCTGGGCATCAACGGCGGGCTGGGCAACCTGGGCGTCAGCGTGATGCAGCTGGTGGCGCCCTTGGTGATTTTCCTGCCGATGTTTACCTTCCTCGGCGTGCACGGCGTGCCGCAGGAGGACGGCTCGACGATGTGGCTGGCCAATGCGGCCTGGATCTGGGTGCCGCTGCTGCTGCTGGCAACCCTTGCGGCATTTTTCGGCATGAACGATATTGCCAGTTCAAAAGCCTCCATCGCCAGCCAGCTGCCGGTGCTGAAGCGCTTTCACCTCTGGCTGCTAAGCCTGCTCTATCTGGCGACCTTCGGCTCCTTTATCGGCTTCTCGGCGGGCTTTGCCATGCTGTCAAAAACCCAGTTCCCGGACGTGAACATCCTGCACCTCGCCTTCTTTGGCCCACTTATCGGCGCGCTGGCGCGTTCAGCGGGCGGGATGATCTCTGACAAACTGGGCGGCGTGCGGGTCACGCTGATTAACTTCGTCTTTATGGCCCTCTTTAGCGCCCTGATCTTCCTGACCCTGCCCGGCTCTGGCTCCGGCAGCTTTGTCGCCTTCTATCTGGTGTTTATGGGCCTGTTCCTTACCGCCGGGCTGGGCAGCGGTTCGACCTTCCAGATGATCGCGATTATCTTCCGCCAAATCACCCTCGACCGCGTCAAAAAGCAGGGCGGCACGGACGAGCAGGCGCAGCACGAAGCGGTGACGGAGACCGCCGCCGCGCTGGGCTTTATCTCCGCCATCGGCGCCGTTGGCGGGTTCTTTATTCCCAAAGCCTTTGGCACCTCGCTGGCGATGACCGGGTCACCGGTCGGTGCCATGAAGGTCTTCCTCGCGTTTTACATCGTCTGCGTGCTTGTCACCTGGCTGGTGTACGGCCGCAAATCCTCACAAAAATAA